The DNA segment CATTTAACAAGCCGGTGCCCGTCAACATATCCGCACCAGCATCTCCAAACAGGTCACCTCTGCCACTAAGCTGGTCATCTCCAATTCCGCCATACAGCGTATTTACCCCTGAGTAATCTTCGATAACATCGTTACCTTGATCGCCATGGAGAAGATCATTACCGTTGCCTCCGTAAATAGTATCGGCATTCTCGCCACCATGGATTTCATCATTACCGCTGTTACCGAACAGTTGATCCTGACCAGCTCCGCCAAAAACGGTATCATCGCCGGCATCCCCATAAAGGGTGTCCGCTCCAAGCTCACCGTAAATACGGTCATTGCCCAGACCACCATGGACAGTATCATCGCCTTCACCAGTATGGATGTTATCCCCATCTGCATGACCAAAAATATCGTCCGCACTATCTGTACCGGCCAGTGCCCCCTGTTTGATTTGCTCGTAATCCCAGACTGAACCGTCGGCAAAGGCAATACTGTTGATTCCTGATGCACTCACCACCGCTGCCATGGTCGCAAACTGGTCACGCACGCGAATAGTGTCTGAATTCGTGGTATTGGTAATGACTAGATCATTGCCATCCCGGCGCAGCAGAACCTCCTCAGGATTCACATCGGTAAATGCGATGCGATCCTGCTCACCTGCCGTATCTTCTATCAGATCAGCGCCATCACCGGCAGAGAAACGGTAAGTATCGTTACCATTACCACCCCGCAGGGTGTCATTGCCGGTATCACCAATCAGGAGATCCCCTGAGCTATATCCCTCAATGGTATTGGACCCAGCATCACCGATCAGAACTTTGGCCTTCAGATCCTCCAGTGTCCATACCGTTCCGGAGCTGAATTCCACGCGATCGACCGCCGAAACAGAGGCACCCTCGGCAACAAAGAAGTTTTTCACGGTTACCGAGTCTTCCGCACCGTAATGCAGAACGATATCATTTCCGCTACGACCAACAGAGACGGAGGACTCCATGACCGTATCATCAAAACGAATCGTTTCTGTCGTTGCCGTGTCCTGCTCTCCAGTCACAATCTGATCCTGACCATCCCCAGTGGAGAACAGATAGGTGTCGCTGCCACCATTACCTGTGAGCAGGTCATTGCCTGTCTCTCCATTAAGAGTGTCATCCGATTCATAACCGGCAATGGTATCTGCGGCTTCTGTGCCTGTTAGCACCAATTGTCTCACCTGGGCTGAGTCCCAGCTGGTTCCATCGGCAAAGCCAATTAAAGAAACCGTTTCGCCTGCAGCCGTAAAATAATTGGCCACGGTCACCGAACCGCTTCCAGCATCAACAGAAAGCACCAGGTCGTTTCCAGTGCGTATGGCCTTCACAGCTTCTGGAAGTACTTCTGCGCCAAACTGCAGCTGGTTGCTTTCCCCGCTTGCCTCAATAATCTGATCGTGGCCTTCGCCCAGATTGACCTGGTAGACGTCATCCCCGGAACCACCTTGCAAGGTATCATCCCCTCTGCCACCTTCCAGGCGGTCCTGGCCAGCGCCGCCGGTGAGCACATCGTTACCGGCACCACCAATAAGGGTGTCATCACTGTTGTTGTACCCTCGCAGGATGTTATCCTTATCATCCCCGATCAGTGCCAGGGCTTTGATATGGTCCACACTCCAAACCGTATCGCCACCATAAAATTCAATTTGATCAATCGCATTAACCGTAGATGCATCGTTGACAAAGAAATCGGTAACCGTCACTGAATCGCCGGCTTCGCCGACCTCAAGAATAAGGTCGTCACCACTGCGAAGCACCTCAACACCATAGGGGCTGATTTCATCGGCAAAGGCAATAGTGCTAAAGCCGCTATCCCCACTGTTATCAATGGTGTCCTGCCCATGCCCGGATGCAAAATAGTATTTGTCCGAACCCGCACCACCGGACAGGATGTCATTGCCCGCCCCCCCCACCAGCAGGTCATTGCCATTGCCGCCCTGGAGATGATCCTCACCCGCACCACCACCCAGGTAATCATCACCTTCACCGCCCTGTAGAGTATCTGCACCTTCATCGCCATACAGGAAGTCATCACCGCCGGCACCGAGCAGGGTGTCACCCCCCGCTCCGCCAAAGGCAATATCGTTCCCTTCACCCCCATCAATGCTGTCCACGCCCGCTGCGCCGCGAATCAAATCCATACCGGTGCCACCAGAAAGCGTGTCATCCAGAACGGTTCCATCAATGATCTCGTCATCGGCATTCATACCGGAAGTATCCCCCACCGCACCTTCGGGCAGATTGAACACTTCACCCGGCGTTGCTACCAGATCGGCTTCCGTAGCAAAGTTGGGCTCACGGGAAAGGACAGTGCCGTCCGGCAACAGCACATGCTCCATGGCCGCGCCCGCAGGGGCCAGATAGGTACCATCTCCAGCGGGAATCCCGGCCATAACCTCGCCGGCTTCAGTGGTGTAATAGCTGAGAACTCCCGTTAAAGAGGTGGCGCCTCTTTGTAGCCAGGTGGCGGGGTCGAGGGGATCAACTCCTTCGGTTGTAGAATCCACCGCGATCAACTGGCCGGCATACCAGGCAGTGATCGTGGAACCGCTTTCGGCTTCAGCATCCTCATTCGCAGTGCCTTCGGGACCCTCGGTTAGCTCGTTGGCCGTGAAGAACGCGCGGGAAGCTATTCCTGAATTCCTGCTACCCGAGCCAGCTACTTGCATACCCACAACATATTCAAGGCGCTGATATTGCAAGCGCGCGGTAATATCATTATTGCTTAACTTTTCTCCATCCAGGTAAATCTCTGTAGAACCGCCAGCGAGGAAAACCCCGCTTCCTGCACCGTAGTGCACTATCAGGGAGGTTCCAAGCTGGTAGATACGACTGCTCGCCGCGGAAGTGCCACTGATATGCACTGTATTTCTGCCCGAGCTATCATTAATATTATCGAAGCCCTCACCGACGCTTAAACTATACGTATCATCGCCAGCACCGCCGAACATATAATCGTTGCCCTGCCCACCAGTGATCCAGTCATTCCCTCCCTGGCCAACAAGAATATCTGCTCCAGAGTCCCCTGACAGGGTGTCATCACCACCCCCTCCAAACAATAAGTCTGCTCCAGTGCCGCCATACAGCCAATCGGTACCATTGCCGGAGTGAAGTACATCATTTCCAGCACCACCTAGTAACGTATTATGATCGCCACTCTGTGAATTCCAGTAATCCTGAACATGGTCATCCCCAGCCCCACCATCCAGATAGTCATTACCTGCCGCCCCCTGGAGCTGATCATCCCCCTCACCACCAAGCAGGACATCATCATCCTCGCCGCCATACAGAGCATCAGAATCCGCCCCTCCCTCCAGACGATCCGAGCCTTCCTGCCCGTGGAGTTCATCCTCACCTTCACTACCGAGCAGGGTGTCCTCGCCCTTACCACCAACCAACAGATCGTCACCTTCCCCACCGTCGATATAGTCGTTATTTTCAAGATCCTCGAACCGGGGGTCATCACCCCAGACCTTATCATTACCAGCGCCAGCATAGATCATATCGGCACCACCGCCACCAAAAATCAGATCATCACCGGCGCCCGCATAGATCACATCGACCCCATGCATATCCAAAGGAATAGTCTGTATTGGCTCTCCCTCCCAATTCGGCAATGTATCCGCATGAGGTATATCCCCAAAAATTTCATCATTTCCGTCACCGGTAATAATCGTGTCACTACCAGCCCCACCGACCACAAAATTATCACCTTGGCCAGCATCAATAATATCGTCGTACTTTTTACTCCGATCATGAATATTTTGAAGATCCATAAATGCTTTAAACGAAAAATCTTTTCCCTCATAGCCTGTATAATCGTCTATCATCAAAGCTCCATCCCCAAGGAGATGGTCATCTCCGCCCCCACTCTGGAGATAGTCTGAACCACTACCACCGGCAAGGTGAGCATCATCTCCGCCAGTTGAAATAAGAATATCGTCATGGCCTCCACCATCCATAGAGACCTCACCACTGGCATGACTAATAAGCACATCAGCGCCGGCATCCCCTTCACTTTCTGTATCTGGTGACCAAATGAGATCTCCCCACATAAATGTATCACCACCAGCGTGCTCCAGATAATCCTCACCAACCCCACCCGCAGCCCAGCTCCAGGCCAAGCTACCAATAATTATCGTGTCATTACCTGCTTTACCGGAAAAGTGAGGATTATAAGTATTTACGCCAGAGATTAGCGTATCGTCATTATCACCACCTATGAAATACCAACTGCCCGCTCTACCATTTTTTTCTTTTGGATCAAATCTATAGTGTTTATTGGATATTAGATCCGCATCAAAATAGATTGGGTCATAATTATTTTCCTGTGAGTCACCAGAAATTCTAGGCCCATAATCAAATGAAAAGTGATATGTTATATCACCTTTTTTATAAAGTCCGGAACCTACTCGAAGCATATTTGAAGGACTGCCAGGTCGGTCAGTATCCTCCTCTTCATAGTCATTTAGCGAAATACCAAAGTCTTCGACTTCACCATCCACAGTAATAGTACCAGTTTCTCCCGCATCGTTTTTATAGGTAATCACAAACCCATTGTCCAATTCAACAAGCTTGATATCCCCATTGTCGTTTTCATAGACTTCATTGGCAAAGGAGGCGCCGGTCAAATCGCCAAGCGCTTCCCCTTCAATGATGATGGTGTTACCATCGGAAATATCGAGAATAACATCATTCCCATCACCATAAGAAAAGACATAGGTATCGCCGCCGAGCCCGCCTTCCAGGTAATCATTCCCTCTTTTCCCGTTTAGCGTATCGCGCCCATCCATCCCATAGAGATGATCATCATTATCCAACCCTTCTATGGATTCACCGGACTTACTCCCAAACACATACTGCTTTGCCGATTCACTGGATGTGGAATCTACAGATACAATGGTCTTACTGGCAATATCACGGTATTCTGACCTTTCACCGGACTTCGGCGTTAACTCCGTAATCGTTTTCTCTATCAGCAAAGACAGCATCTTCGCTTTATCCTGTAGATACATTTCCGTTATCTGGCCCTGCTCGATATTTGGATCGTAAAGATCCAGCTGGCCATTTTGATTATGATCAGAATAAGCGCTCGCATCATCACCAAGAACAAAAGGCGCTAAATTATGCAGGGCGTAGCGGTAGGCAATGCTTTCCTCAGCTTTAGAAGCCAATTCATCAGCGGACATGCCAGAGAGGAGATTGAAATCCGAACTTAAATCACCCTGCTGTTTTATTTTATGAAATAGCGCACTCGCATTAGCTTGAAAATCGGCCTGACTTCTTGTGTTGGTTTCAAACCCATACAACTCACCCAGCTTGTCAACAAGCTCGTAGATATTAAATTCCGCAACCTGGCTAAACGCTTCAGAAGCTGCAGTTCCAGACATCATACCTCTTAGCAGAGAACTCCATGTCCACTCCGCCAATGCAGGACCAGCGAGATCTGCACCACGACTAAATATATCTGCAATTTCATCGAATATTCCTAAAGGAGATTCACGATCCAAAGATAGTAGGTCAGCCAAGATCTCAGCATCAGCATAACGAATAGGTTCACTAAAGGGACCAACAGAATCCCAAGCCTCTTTTGCCGCCACTGAAAAAGCTTCAATAGCAAATAATATATTCCGAAAATCGTCCAGCGTATCGAAGCTTTTTTTATCCCCAACGGACAAAAGCCTGCCACTCTCATCAGTTGGCGAACCCGGCTGATTAAACATGGAAAATAAAATAGCCCCGGACCAGGCTGCCCCTCCTTCTGCTAAGTGATTTCTGGCAGAATCTGAAGGATCAATAGAGTCAAATACTATATCCAGGGCTTGAGCAGCATCTCGCTTTGCAATCACATTCATTCTTGGAAGTATGTGACCCTCTTCACTGTCAAGGATACCTTTTTCAATCACACTTTTCGCAATAGCATTTGAAGCATTCTGCATTCTACCTTTCACCTGCTCATCACTGTAGGTATTTCCGGTATGAAGCTCCAACTGCCTTTTTGTGTAAGTTCTTATCAGCGTGGAAAAAATCCCTACTCCGGTATTAACCAGGACAGCACCCTTAAACCACACATGTACGGCATCAACATAAGACCTATCTTCAGGAGCCACCGCTCCCCTGGTTCCAAGGGCTTCATCAAGCACATCCACCACAGCCTTATAGGCCAGCTCCCAGTTATCTAGACCTTGATCTTCTATTTCATTGATTGCCGCTTGAATCCGCTGCCGCTGATCTTCATTAAAAACAAAAGCCATTAGTTACTCTCCATTATTGACTTCAAAAAAGTGGTTAGATCTTTATGGACTTGAAAAAAATCTTTCATAAGGAACTCACTAAATCTGACTTGCGCCACCAGATCACTATCAAATAGAAAATTGTAACGACAATTCCCATTTAAGTGAATTATAGGGCGACCCTTAAGCTCAGTTATAAAACATGAGATCGCAACAGGCATTCCCTGAGGCATCACTAATTTTGGATCAGTTGCAATATACAGCCATTTATTGTCTTTTACTTTATAACCAACAAATCCTGGATATCTGTGAGAACGTGTCACATTCGGGGTTAAAAATTTAAAGTTTGCACCATAAACATCTCGAAAATTATGCTCACTATCTCTATTTATTTCAAAAATAATACGCAATCGACTATCTTTAGTAGAAGCAAAATAATGCTTCGCATCTTTTAATCCTGGCCAAGCCACATTTATTTCAGCAAAAAGCCCATCTTCGCTTAGACTACCATATGCAGCAAAACTTCTATCTATGGTTAGGGTACCGTAACGATAGTGGTATTTCTCCAGCCGCCCATGAGGAAATTCTTCGGTAGGGTTCAAATACTCAACAGTAGCCACTGGCGGCAGGTCTTCAACAATATCTGGCTTACTGTTCTTCTTATCTGCTTTATACAAAGCAACAACAAAGATAATAACCAACAGCAAAAGAGCAAATAGCTTTAACGAAAGAGAAAAAAATTTTCTGGACATAACGTCCTCAGTACAGTCATAAAGATTAATTTCAAGTTTTGCATGCAGACCTAAGTAGCCTTATCGCTCAGTAAAACTACTGGCCAGGGATTCTCGTACCGGCTTGGTAAAATATTCATAAATATTCCTTTTACCGGTTTTTACTTCAGCCACTACATACATACCTGCCCGCAACGGCAGCGCCCCTTGACTCGACTGTTTCAGCATCTGGGTATCGAGTTCGATATCGCACAGATATCGGTAGCCCTGCCCCTCATTCATTACCGCGTCCTTCGATAGATTGGTGACCACACCGGAAAAGGTGTCATATTTGGTAAAATTGTTGATTGATACCTTGATGGTGACTGGATGCCCCTCTTTCACAAAACCGATATCCTTATTTAAAACCCAGGCCTGAACCTGCAAGCGACTACCTGCGGGTACTATCTGCATTAATCCTGGGCGGGCTCCAGCACGCCAGATCATTTTCTACTACTTTATCAACTGTCGCTTTAATTCTTTGCCGCTGATCTTTATTAAAAACAAAAGCCATTAGTTACTCTCCCTTATTGACTCCAAAAAAGTGGTTAGATCTTTATGGACCTGAAAAAAATTTTCCATCAGAGGCTTACTAAAACGCACCCCAGCCTTTAAATCTTTATCAAACACAAAAGCATAAAAGCAACGCTCAACCCTCCGATCAGAAGGCAAAGATATAGTTGTATGATCTGAACAATATATCGCCACTGGTGTATGCTGCGGCATTTTCAACTCAGAGTCGGAAGCAATATAGACCCAGCCGTTCTTTCGCCTATAACCAATAAAATCTATATAACTATAATCCCGACCACCAAAGGCATCCAAGTCCTTGTAAACAGTATCATATACATCTCGAAATTCAGCTGTAGGCTTGCGATTTATCTCGAACATAATCCTCAACCGATTATCTGAAGCAAAATAATGCTTCGCATCTTTTAATCCTGGCCAAGCCACATTTATTTCAGCAAATAGCCCATCTTCGCTTAGGCTACCATATGCAGCAAAACTCCTATCTATGGTTAGGGTACCGTAACGATAGTGGTATTTCTCCAGCCGCCCATGAGGAAATTCTTCGGTAGGGTTCAAATACTCAACAGTGGCCACTGGCGGCAGGTCTTCAACAATATCTGGTTTACTGCCCTTCTTATCTGCTTTATACAAAGCAACAACGAAGATAATAACCAACAGCAAAAGAGCAAATATTTTTAACGAAAGAGAAAAATATTTTCTGGACATAACGTCCTCAGTACAGTCATAAAGATTAATTTCAGGTTTTGCATGCAGACCTAAGTAGCCTTATCGCTCAGTAAAACTACTGGCCAGGGATTCCCGTACCGGCTTGGTAAAATATTCATAAATATTCCTTTTACCGGTTTTTAATTCAGCCACTACATGCATACCTGCCCGCAACGGCAGCGCCCCTTGACCCGACTGTTTCAGCATCTGGGTATCG comes from the Microbulbifer sp. MI-G genome and includes:
- a CDS encoding calcium-binding protein encodes the protein MAFVFNEDQRQRIQAAINEIEDQGLDNWELAYKAVVDVLDEALGTRGAVAPEDRSYVDAVHVWFKGAVLVNTGVGIFSTLIRTYTKRQLELHTGNTYSDEQVKGRMQNASNAIAKSVIEKGILDSEEGHILPRMNVIAKRDAAQALDIVFDSIDPSDSARNHLAEGGAAWSGAILFSMFNQPGSPTDESGRLLSVGDKKSFDTLDDFRNILFAIEAFSVAAKEAWDSVGPFSEPIRYADAEILADLLSLDRESPLGIFDEIADIFSRGADLAGPALAEWTWSSLLRGMMSGTAASEAFSQVAEFNIYELVDKLGELYGFETNTRSQADFQANASALFHKIKQQGDLSSDFNLLSGMSADELASKAEESIAYRYALHNLAPFVLGDDASAYSDHNQNGQLDLYDPNIEQGQITEMYLQDKAKMLSLLIEKTITELTPKSGERSEYRDIASKTIVSVDSTSSESAKQYVFGSKSGESIEGLDNDDHLYGMDGRDTLNGKRGNDYLEGGLGGDTYVFSYGDGNDVILDISDGNTIIIEGEALGDLTGASFANEVYENDNGDIKLVELDNGFVITYKNDAGETGTITVDGEVEDFGISLNDYEEEDTDRPGSPSNMLRVGSGLYKKGDITYHFSFDYGPRISGDSQENNYDPIYFDADLISNKHYRFDPKEKNGRAGSWYFIGGDNDDTLISGVNTYNPHFSGKAGNDTIIIGSLAWSWAAGGVGEDYLEHAGGDTFMWGDLIWSPDTESEGDAGADVLISHASGEVSMDGGGHDDILISTGGDDAHLAGGSGSDYLQSGGGDDHLLGDGALMIDDYTGYEGKDFSFKAFMDLQNIHDRSKKYDDIIDAGQGDNFVVGGAGSDTIITGDGNDEIFGDIPHADTLPNWEGEPIQTIPLDMHGVDVIYAGAGDDLIFGGGGADMIYAGAGNDKVWGDDPRFEDLENNDYIDGGEGDDLLVGGKGEDTLLGSEGEDELHGQEGSDRLEGGADSDALYGGEDDDVLLGGEGDDQLQGAAGNDYLDGGAGDDHVQDYWNSQSGDHNTLLGGAGNDVLHSGNGTDWLYGGTGADLLFGGGGDDTLSGDSGADILVGQGGNDWITGGQGNDYMFGGAGDDTYSLSVGEGFDNINDSSGRNTVHISGTSAASSRIYQLGTSLIVHYGAGSGVFLAGGSTEIYLDGEKLSNNDITARLQYQRLEYVVGMQVAGSGSRNSGIASRAFFTANELTEGPEGTANEDAEAESGSTITAWYAGQLIAVDSTTEGVDPLDPATWLQRGATSLTGVLSYYTTEAGEVMAGIPAGDGTYLAPAGAAMEHVLLPDGTVLSREPNFATEADLVATPGEVFNLPEGAVGDTSGMNADDEIIDGTVLDDTLSGGTGMDLIRGAAGVDSIDGGEGNDIAFGGAGGDTLLGAGGDDFLYGDEGADTLQGGEGDDYLGGGAGEDHLQGGNGNDLLVGGAGNDILSGGAGSDKYYFASGHGQDTIDNSGDSGFSTIAFADEISPYGVEVLRSGDDLILEVGEAGDSVTVTDFFVNDASTVNAIDQIEFYGGDTVWSVDHIKALALIGDDKDNILRGYNNSDDTLIGGAGNDVLTGGAGQDRLEGGRGDDTLQGGSGDDVYQVNLGEGHDQIIEASGESNQLQFGAEVLPEAVKAIRTGNDLVLSVDAGSGSVTVANYFTAAGETVSLIGFADGTSWDSAQVRQLVLTGTEAADTIAGYESDDTLNGETGNDLLTGNGGSDTYLFSTGDGQDQIVTGEQDTATTETIRFDDTVMESSVSVGRSGNDIVLHYGAEDSVTVKNFFVAEGASVSAVDRVEFSSGTVWTLEDLKAKVLIGDAGSNTIEGYSSGDLLIGDTGNDTLRGGNGNDTYRFSAGDGADLIEDTAGEQDRIAFTDVNPEEVLLRRDGNDLVITNTTNSDTIRVRDQFATMAAVVSASGINSIAFADGSVWDYEQIKQGALAGTDSADDIFGHADGDNIHTGEGDDTVHGGLGNDRIYGELGADTLYGDAGDDTVFGGAGQDQLFGNSGNDEIHGGENADTIYGGNGNDLLHGDQGNDVIEDYSGVNTLYGGIGDDQLSGRGDLFGDAGADMLTGTGLLNGGDGDDHISGEGSDTLIGGAGNDVISAFSDAFTQNNNILEGGTGNDTLFGGFGDDEYRFNLGDGQDILTERRAGEDWSNVDASSDTIHFGVGISQADLEFERHNNDLHITHGNGTDAIRITDWYSGLTDHHKVNAIRFDDGSSLDLAGIESLVTTYGTSANDTLTGYRALSDSIRAGAGDDQVWGRNGDDILYGESGNDYLDGDAGDDRLDGGLGNDTLVGRVGSDTLVGGAGDDRYIYLPGSGKDVIDNSGGGVDRLFFNDGIGKDRLSFQRAGDDLLILVDDDSDQSVRVTNHFLGGDYAIDYVQPDGDFSIDAAAINQMVAAGGSSFDSIVEGTANGEQLAGTAANDQISGLAGDDTLFGLGGHDELLGGDGNDRLYGGNGTGSGSGDDTLIGGKGNDILSGGDGDDTLTGGLGDDHYYYGANGGVDTIDNSGGGTDWILFSDGITREQLSFHQEGEDLLILVDSDIDQQIRVVDHFLGGDNAISFVQPNDGGFAIMAASIPALIEALPTEGGGDTDGGGMTFDKVIEGTASAEQLVGTSDNDQIKGFEGGDTVFGLGGDDELLGGAGNDHLIGGNGSGSGSGNDTLFGGEGNDILSGEDGNDRLTGGLGDDHYYYGANGGIDTIDNTGGGFDGILFLDDIAREQLSFHQEGEDLLILVDSDMGQQVRVIDHFLGGDSAISFVQPNDGGFAISSSSFSGLLVPLPSEGASSSMDLAASEQIPVSEQEIVANQGLGAEQRLDLSSAADEAVHANIVDGLVNAMATLGGTSMGEAQFSRDMKDDAETVIACHFQVA
- a CDS encoding HlyD family efflux transporter periplasmic adaptor subunit, which gives rise to MQIVPAGSRLQVQAWVLNKDIGFVKEGHPVTIKVSINNFTKYDTFSGVVTNLSKDAVMNEGQGYRYLCDIELDTQMLKQSSQGALPLRAGMYVVAEVKTGKRNIYEYFTKPVRESLASSFTER